A DNA window from Bacteroides cellulosilyticus contains the following coding sequences:
- a CDS encoding UpxY family transcription antiterminator, whose protein sequence is MEPEKEPEIWYAMRATYRREPDAMRLLEKEKLGCFIPMQYNTIIKKGKKVRALVPVIHNLIFVHARPSEVKRVKSQVTYLQYITDTRSGQKIIIPDNDMQRFIAVAGTYNDHLIYFQPEELNLSKGTKVRITGGDFEGQEGVFLKVKGARDRRVIIAIQGVIAVAMATIHPDLIEVVK, encoded by the coding sequence ATGGAACCGGAAAAAGAGCCTGAAATCTGGTATGCAATGCGTGCCACATACCGTAGGGAGCCTGATGCAATGCGTCTACTCGAAAAGGAGAAATTGGGCTGTTTCATTCCTATGCAATACAATACAATCATCAAGAAAGGGAAAAAGGTTCGCGCTTTAGTTCCTGTCATTCACAACTTGATCTTTGTCCATGCCCGTCCTTCGGAAGTGAAGCGTGTCAAGTCCCAGGTCACTTACCTGCAATACATCACCGACACCCGTAGCGGACAGAAGATAATCATCCCCGATAATGATATGCAACGTTTCATCGCTGTAGCCGGTACCTACAACGATCATCTGATATACTTCCAACCCGAAGAGTTGAACTTGTCAAAAGGTACAAAAGTCCGCATCACCGGTGGTGACTTCGAAGGTCAGGAAGGTGTTTTCCTGAAAGTGAAAGGTGCCCGCGACCGCCGTGTCATTATTGCAATACAAGGAGTCATTGCCGTTGCCATGGCTACCATCCATCCGGATCTTATAGAAGTAGTCAAATAG
- a CDS encoding UpxZ family transcription anti-terminator antagonist — protein MSFSEETVALQRAAHELMYLGMDGSPIYSDDLSRRNGEVYRLTTDLYNSGVKGSTIEEQANVCLALLMGYSASFIDHGEKQKHIQEILDRCWDILDVLPVSLLKLRLLTACYGEVFDEPLADEGRAIIVSWNSAEITPEQQEAIEEFQNVIDNPYPWEEIEE, from the coding sequence ATGTCTTTTTCTGAAGAAACAGTTGCTCTTCAGCGTGCCGCGCACGAGCTGATGTATTTGGGCATGGACGGTAGTCCCATTTATAGCGATGACCTTTCCCGTCGTAACGGTGAAGTTTACCGTTTGACTACGGATTTGTATAATTCCGGTGTCAAGGGGTCAACAATTGAAGAGCAGGCGAATGTCTGCCTTGCGCTGTTGATGGGCTATAGTGCCTCGTTTATCGATCACGGTGAAAAACAGAAGCATATTCAGGAAATTCTGGATCGTTGTTGGGATATCCTTGATGTCCTCCCTGTTTCATTGCTGAAGCTTCGTTTGCTCACCGCCTGCTATGGTGAAGTGTTTGATGAACCTTTGGCTGACGAAGGGCGTGCAATTATTGTTTCCTGGAATTCCGCGGAGATTACTCCCGAACAGCAAGAAGCTATTGAGGAGTTTCAAAATGTAATAGACAATCCCTATCCGTGGGAAGAAATAGAAGAGTAG
- the wecB gene encoding non-hydrolyzing UDP-N-acetylglucosamine 2-epimerase produces MKKIMLVFGTRPEAIKMCPLVKKFQKHTSEFETIVCVTGQHREMLEQVLKIFEVTPDYDLNIMKQGQDLTDVTTRVLTGMRDVFQQVHPDVVLVHGDTTTSTAAALAAFYQQIPVGHVEAGLRTHNIYSPWPEEINRQITSRIATYNFSPTPLSESNLRAEKVLGQIFVTGNTVIDALHMVVDKLKNDVTLAKEQDGVLVTAGYDVTRLKYGKKLVLITGHRRENFGNGFIHMCTAIKNLTQKYPDVDFVYPMHLNPNVRRPIHEVFGENLEGFSNMFFIEPLQYLEFIYLMEKSTIVLTDSGGIQEEAPGLGKPVLVMRDTTERPEALFSGTVHLVGTDCDKIVSEVSTLLDDPDAYAKMSHAVNPYGDGKACSRIIAALNGENPKPYGM; encoded by the coding sequence ATGAAAAAGATAATGCTCGTGTTTGGTACTCGTCCAGAGGCCATCAAAATGTGTCCACTCGTCAAGAAGTTCCAGAAGCACACTAGTGAGTTCGAAACAATTGTTTGTGTTACCGGTCAGCATCGTGAAATGCTCGAGCAGGTACTCAAAATCTTTGAGGTTACTCCCGACTATGATCTCAACATTATGAAACAAGGTCAAGATTTGACCGATGTTACCACTCGCGTACTCACGGGTATGCGTGATGTTTTCCAACAGGTGCATCCAGATGTTGTGCTAGTACATGGCGACACCACAACCTCTACAGCAGCAGCTCTTGCAGCCTTCTATCAGCAGATTCCTGTTGGACACGTAGAGGCTGGCCTTCGCACCCACAATATTTACAGCCCATGGCCAGAGGAGATAAACCGTCAGATTACAAGTCGAATCGCCACATACAATTTCTCGCCAACCCCTCTTTCTGAGAGCAACCTGCGAGCAGAGAAGGTGCTTGGTCAGATCTTCGTCACTGGAAATACCGTCATTGATGCCCTTCACATGGTAGTCGATAAGCTGAAGAATGATGTAACCCTTGCCAAAGAGCAGGATGGTGTACTTGTTACTGCAGGTTATGACGTTACCCGTTTGAAGTATGGTAAGAAGCTCGTCCTCATTACTGGGCATCGTCGTGAGAATTTTGGCAATGGTTTCATCCACATGTGTACTGCTATCAAGAATCTCACTCAGAAGTACCCTGATGTAGATTTCGTGTATCCAATGCACCTCAATCCCAATGTCCGTAGGCCAATCCATGAGGTTTTTGGCGAGAACCTCGAAGGCTTTAGCAACATGTTCTTCATTGAACCACTCCAGTACCTTGAGTTTATTTACCTGATGGAGAAGTCAACCATCGTTCTCACTGATTCAGGTGGTATTCAAGAGGAGGCTCCTGGTCTTGGAAAACCAGTACTCGTTATGCGTGATACCACTGAACGACCTGAGGCACTTTTCAGCGGTACCGTTCATCTTGTAGGTACCGACTGTGACAAGATTGTTAGTGAGGTGAGCACTCTTCTCGATGATCCAGATGCTTACGCTAAGATGTCTCATGCTGTCAATCCTTATGGCGATGGAAAAGCATGTTCACGTATTATTGCAGCTCTCAATGGTGAGAATCCGAAGCCTTATGGAATGTAA
- the rfbC gene encoding dTDP-4-dehydrorhamnose 3,5-epimerase, translating to MDVIKTAIEGVVIIEPTVFRDARGYFFESFSQQEFEEKVRKINFVQDNESMSSYGVMRGLHFQHPPFTQSKLVRCVKGVVLDVAVDIRKGSSSYGQHVAVELTEDNHRQFFVPRGFAHGFVVLSETAVFQYKCDNFYVPQADGGISIKDDSLGIDWYIPIENALLSKKDTKHELFKELDSPFDINVDLYPEFK from the coding sequence ATGGATGTAATTAAGACTGCCATTGAAGGTGTTGTTATTATAGAGCCCACGGTATTTAGGGACGCCAGAGGATATTTCTTTGAGAGTTTCTCTCAACAAGAATTCGAAGAGAAGGTACGTAAGATTAATTTTGTACAGGATAATGAATCAATGTCCTCTTATGGCGTGATGAGAGGTTTGCACTTTCAGCATCCTCCATTTACCCAGAGCAAACTAGTTCGCTGTGTCAAAGGAGTTGTTCTTGATGTAGCTGTAGATATCCGTAAGGGCTCATCTTCCTACGGGCAACATGTGGCGGTGGAACTAACTGAAGACAACCATCGTCAGTTCTTTGTACCAAGAGGTTTTGCACATGGTTTTGTAGTACTCAGCGAGACAGCTGTGTTCCAGTATAAGTGTGATAATTTCTATGTTCCTCAAGCAGATGGTGGTATCTCCATTAAGGATGATTCTCTGGGCATTGATTGGTACATTCCCATTGAAAATGCACTTCTGAGCAAAAAAGATACAAAACACGAATTATTTAAGGAGCTTGATAGTCCTTTTGATATTAATGTAGATCTTTATCCAGAATTCAAATAA
- a CDS encoding oligosaccharide flippase family protein, with protein sequence MGSIKKNIFYSSILTVSGCFFPLITFPYVSRVLGVNNIGICNFVDSIVQYFIYFSMMGVMTVGIREVARTKGDKKQLSKTYSELLTLNLIVTAIMIVVLLMCTIFIPQLHEYKQMFYVGAAKVLANTLLIEWLFKGLEDFRYITVRTILVRSLYVVIVFVFVKDESDYFLYFALTSFMVVANAIINIVYSRKFICYKIKGINMQPYLKSFLILGVYMLLTSMYTTFNVAYLGFATNSVEVGYYTTATKLYLLIMSFFTAYTGVMMPRMSILLAEGNVSEFKRLTDKSIDALFAFATPLIVISEVCAPHIIRIVAGVGYEGAVLPMRIVMPLMLVICYEQVLVYQILSPMKKDAAILRNSIVGALVAVIFNVALVSRFASSGTAIVWILSEFAVLLSAQYYVSKYIRFKMPIAAFGKRITLMAPVLLIALYVDHRIENTWLSLIVVSFIAGAYCLFTEIAVLKNELIENNLIAVFKRFPK encoded by the coding sequence ATGGGTAGTATAAAAAAAAATATATTTTACAGCAGTATTCTTACTGTTTCTGGTTGTTTTTTCCCGCTCATCACATTTCCATATGTTAGCCGAGTATTGGGAGTAAATAATATAGGTATCTGTAATTTTGTAGATAGTATAGTACAGTACTTTATATATTTCTCAATGATGGGTGTGATGACTGTGGGTATTCGAGAAGTTGCAAGAACAAAGGGAGATAAAAAGCAGCTGTCAAAAACATACAGCGAACTGCTTACTTTGAACTTAATAGTAACAGCTATAATGATTGTAGTGTTACTTATGTGTACCATATTTATACCTCAGCTTCATGAGTATAAGCAAATGTTCTATGTGGGTGCGGCAAAAGTCTTGGCAAACACTTTGCTTATAGAATGGTTATTTAAAGGACTTGAGGATTTCAGATATATCACAGTACGTACTATCCTTGTTAGAAGTTTATATGTGGTTATCGTATTTGTTTTTGTAAAAGATGAAAGTGACTATTTTTTATACTTTGCATTAACCTCTTTCATGGTAGTTGCAAATGCTATTATCAATATTGTTTATAGTCGAAAGTTTATATGCTATAAGATTAAAGGAATCAATATGCAGCCCTATCTGAAATCATTTTTAATATTGGGCGTATATATGCTTTTGACTTCGATGTACACCACTTTCAATGTTGCCTATCTGGGGTTTGCTACTAACAGTGTAGAGGTTGGCTACTATACAACGGCAACAAAACTTTATCTCCTTATTATGTCTTTTTTTACGGCATATACAGGGGTGATGATGCCACGAATGAGTATATTATTGGCTGAGGGTAATGTTTCCGAGTTCAAGCGTCTTACTGACAAATCGATAGACGCTTTGTTTGCGTTTGCAACGCCATTGATAGTAATATCCGAAGTCTGTGCGCCACATATTATCCGTATTGTTGCGGGTGTGGGATATGAGGGTGCTGTTTTGCCGATGAGAATAGTGATGCCGTTGATGCTTGTCATCTGCTACGAACAGGTTCTTGTCTATCAAATCCTTTCTCCTATGAAGAAAGATGCTGCGATTCTTCGAAACTCAATTGTTGGCGCATTGGTTGCAGTTATATTTAATGTAGCGTTAGTATCACGCTTTGCATCAAGTGGAACTGCAATTGTTTGGATACTAAGCGAATTTGCGGTCCTGCTATCTGCTCAATATTATGTAAGCAAGTATATTCGTTTCAAGATGCCTATTGCTGCTTTCGGGAAGAGAATAACTTTAATGGCACCTGTATTGTTAATCGCTTTATATGTTGATCATAGAATTGAAAATACATGGCTTTCTCTTATTGTTGTTTCTTTTATTGCAGGCGCATATTGCCTATTTACAGAAATCGCAGTTTTAAAGAACGAATTAATTGAGAATAATTTAATTGCGGTATTTAAACGATTCCCCAAATAA
- a CDS encoding glycosyltransferase family 2 protein, which translates to MIKVLFLILNYKTYPDTIRVTNELLEAKRTDLKIIIVDNASPNESFQKISDAFYGNDLVDVIQSLENGGYAKGNNYGLRYAKRYAPEYVCIINNDVHFSWDTVDALLKIYGKLDKPAIISPIQMLPSGKIASFPTLKIPDFWYDLRANSILFRIKQHVYRQNTELKDVQKVGIIPGAFLFAKYEIIERIGFFDESTFLFCEERFLGKAVRNAGLNNYIVLNLTYLHEHSKTINSEASLKRQRAMIHDGRIKFIKRYRKLPFLQILLINIVRIMHEFEIMIINRLRAS; encoded by the coding sequence ATGATAAAAGTATTATTTCTAATACTAAATTATAAGACGTACCCTGATACAATTCGAGTGACTAATGAGTTACTTGAAGCTAAAAGAACAGATTTAAAGATTATTATAGTGGACAATGCGTCACCCAATGAGTCTTTTCAAAAGATATCTGATGCTTTCTATGGAAACGATTTGGTTGATGTTATTCAATCACTGGAAAATGGGGGGTATGCGAAAGGTAATAATTACGGTTTACGTTATGCAAAAAGATATGCTCCGGAGTATGTATGTATCATTAATAATGATGTTCACTTCTCATGGGATACAGTGGATGCGTTACTTAAAATTTATGGTAAGCTTGATAAACCTGCTATTATATCACCTATACAAATGCTACCTAGTGGGAAAATTGCGAGTTTTCCCACTCTAAAGATTCCGGATTTCTGGTATGATCTTCGTGCTAATTCGATATTATTTAGAATAAAACAACACGTGTATAGACAGAATACAGAACTTAAAGATGTTCAAAAGGTAGGTATTATACCTGGAGCGTTTCTTTTTGCTAAATATGAAATTATAGAACGGATTGGCTTTTTTGATGAGAGTACATTTTTGTTTTGTGAAGAACGATTCCTTGGGAAAGCAGTCAGAAATGCTGGTTTAAATAACTATATCGTTTTAAACTTAACTTATCTTCATGAACATTCTAAAACCATAAATTCTGAAGCCTCTTTGAAAAGACAACGTGCTATGATACATGATGGTCGTATAAAGTTTATAAAAAGATACAGGAAACTTCCTTTTCTTCAGATATTGTTGATAAATATTGTTAGAATAATGCATGAGTTTGAGATAATGATTATAAATCGACTAAGGGCTAGTTGA
- a CDS encoding polysaccharide pyruvyl transferase family protein, whose protein sequence is MSKKIAFLTIHVGENFGSNLQTIATAEVIKKTGNEPILINYCPRRVARKHYWLDAIYKPLKLLWRMLYAPIHYKNLHIYEGFLEKNCVLTAPIYDEDDFVARCPQADVYITGSDQVWNSVHNGELNKRYYFDGMDVRKVAFASSFGIETLPEDEYNEVKHMLASYSAISVRESSAKDIVNRMGYNATHLLDPTLMLDSFEWDKYASARIIPDSYLLVYVPYNIADKQKLYASARQVANAKHLKVVTFSWGMCSEKLADRTIKFASPGDFLSLMKYAEFIITNSFHGTAFSINLNKQFLVYMPSAFSTRISSILSMCQLEDRLMTGDEVILPYNKIIDYESTNTILELERLKSLEFLKNALQ, encoded by the coding sequence ATGAGTAAAAAAATAGCTTTTCTAACAATTCATGTAGGCGAGAATTTTGGTTCAAATCTTCAAACAATAGCAACGGCTGAGGTAATAAAGAAAACAGGGAATGAGCCTATCTTAATAAATTATTGCCCACGGCGTGTCGCAAGAAAACATTATTGGCTTGATGCTATTTATAAGCCTTTAAAGCTATTGTGGCGCATGCTGTATGCACCTATACATTATAAGAATCTTCACATTTACGAGGGCTTCCTTGAAAAGAATTGTGTTTTAACAGCTCCAATATATGATGAAGATGATTTTGTAGCTAGATGTCCTCAGGCTGATGTTTATATTACAGGCAGTGATCAGGTTTGGAATAGTGTACACAATGGAGAGTTGAATAAAAGATACTATTTTGATGGGATGGATGTGCGTAAAGTTGCATTCGCATCATCGTTTGGTATCGAGACTCTTCCCGAAGATGAATATAATGAAGTTAAACATATGTTGGCTTCATATAGTGCTATATCTGTTCGTGAATCAAGTGCAAAAGATATCGTAAATCGCATGGGTTATAATGCCACACATCTGCTTGATCCTACATTAATGCTTGATAGTTTTGAATGGGATAAATATGCTTCTGCAAGGATTATTCCTGATTCGTACCTCTTGGTGTATGTGCCTTACAATATTGCCGACAAGCAGAAGTTGTATGCATCTGCCCGTCAGGTGGCAAATGCAAAACATCTGAAAGTTGTGACTTTTTCGTGGGGCATGTGTAGCGAGAAACTGGCTGATCGAACTATTAAGTTTGCAAGCCCTGGGGATTTTCTTTCATTAATGAAGTATGCAGAGTTTATTATTACTAACTCGTTTCATGGCACGGCCTTTTCTATTAATCTAAACAAACAGTTCCTTGTATATATGCCATCTGCTTTTTCAACACGTATTAGTAGTATTCTGTCTATGTGCCAATTGGAAGATAGGTTAATGACAGGCGATGAAGTAATATTGCCATATAATAAAATAATAGATTACGAATCTACCAATACCATACTTGAGCTTGAAAGACTTAAATCTCTCGAATTTCTGAAAAACGCATTACAATGA
- a CDS encoding Coenzyme F420 hydrogenase/dehydrogenase, beta subunit C-terminal domain, which yields MINFLQTNNPSECCGCNACISVCPKKCIKMNSNDEGFLYPIKDTVSCIDCGLCEKVCPFSDNYVFETTINPKVYAAYDRVNRSGSSSGGIFFALAKYVIEEKRGWVFGAAFENKFQLRHVGVNTISGLQKLRGSKYLQSYMGDTYIKIKKLLTEGVFIFFVGTPCQVAGIRAFLRKDYENLLLVDLVCHGVPSQYLFDEHVKFLEEKHKAELVSYQFRKADGWGVCEIADFANPEKHKVLPSYYLSPYLYSFMYAMTYRESCYKCKFAKVPRQGDITLADYWGVKEFFPKMDTSKGISLVLLNTKKGVELYDAINDNSDTIISQPSKISDASKYNSNMMYKSVRPEIRDLVYEEIKNKGYSNVVYTRFRAKNYALLRCKTYMLQCDILKKIMVKLLKVIRHGR from the coding sequence ATGATTAACTTTCTCCAGACAAATAATCCCTCGGAATGTTGTGGCTGTAATGCGTGCATATCAGTTTGTCCAAAGAAATGCATCAAGATGAACTCCAATGATGAGGGTTTTCTGTATCCAATCAAAGATACTGTCTCCTGTATTGATTGTGGTTTATGTGAAAAGGTATGCCCCTTCTCCGATAATTATGTTTTTGAAACAACTATTAATCCTAAAGTATATGCTGCCTACGATAGAGTAAATCGCTCAGGTAGTAGTAGTGGTGGTATCTTTTTTGCTCTTGCCAAATATGTTATAGAAGAGAAACGTGGATGGGTATTTGGTGCTGCGTTCGAGAATAAGTTTCAACTTAGGCATGTAGGTGTAAATACGATTAGTGGATTGCAAAAGCTTCGTGGATCTAAGTATTTGCAGAGTTACATGGGTGATACGTATATTAAGATAAAGAAATTATTAACTGAGGGGGTATTCATTTTTTTTGTGGGGACACCTTGCCAAGTTGCAGGTATTCGTGCTTTTCTTAGAAAGGATTATGAGAACTTGTTGTTAGTTGATCTGGTTTGTCATGGCGTTCCTTCACAATATTTATTTGATGAACATGTTAAGTTCCTAGAGGAGAAACATAAAGCAGAACTCGTATCCTACCAATTTAGAAAGGCAGATGGGTGGGGGGTTTGCGAAATCGCAGATTTCGCAAACCCAGAGAAACATAAAGTGCTGCCTTCTTACTATTTGAGTCCTTATCTCTATTCATTCATGTATGCAATGACTTATAGGGAGAGTTGTTATAAGTGTAAATTTGCCAAAGTTCCGAGACAAGGTGATATCACGCTTGCGGACTATTGGGGTGTTAAAGAGTTCTTTCCCAAGATGGATACCAGTAAGGGTATATCATTGGTGCTTCTCAATACAAAGAAAGGAGTTGAGTTATATGATGCAATCAATGATAATTCTGATACGATAATAAGTCAACCATCTAAGATAAGCGATGCTTCCAAGTATAATAGCAACATGATGTATAAAAGCGTACGGCCGGAAATAAGAGATTTGGTATATGAAGAGATAAAAAATAAAGGGTATAGTAATGTAGTTTATACTCGATTTAGAGCTAAAAATTATGCCCTTCTGAGATGTAAGACCTATATGCTACAATGTGATATATTAAAAAAGATCATGGTGAAACTATTAAAAGTCATTAGACATGGAAGGTAA
- a CDS encoding glycosyltransferase — MEQKKVLIVASVVSFIEWFNKENVDYLNKECECELHIACNFDYMEDTDEERTRAYIKKITNEGVILHNIHFVRSPFSCQNIDCYKQLKAIINANHFDLIHVHTPTVGILTRLVARKTRKQGTIVMYTCHGFHFHSAAPKKYWLMFYPMERMMSRFCDYIVTINKEDFKRAKTFYAPNVCYIPGVGVNINRIRDCKIDKKEYKRNIGVPEDCILILSIGEMIERKNHEVIIRALAKVENKNVYYAICGKGPLREHLGQLANELGIGERVRFLGFRKDIPELCNTADISAFPSRIEGLGLAGIEAMAAGIPLISSNVHGIKDYVINGKTGYALDPEEVDGFAKAISELVNNRKLRERMVMNCLDAVAPFEIDNALHVMWGIYNEILKK; from the coding sequence ATGGAACAGAAAAAAGTGCTGATTGTAGCCTCTGTTGTATCTTTCATCGAATGGTTCAATAAGGAGAACGTTGACTACTTGAATAAGGAGTGTGAATGTGAGCTTCATATTGCATGTAACTTCGACTACATGGAAGATACGGACGAGGAGCGTACACGTGCTTACATAAAGAAAATTACAAACGAGGGAGTGATCTTACATAATATTCATTTTGTGCGTTCACCTTTCAGTTGTCAGAATATCGATTGCTATAAGCAGCTGAAAGCTATTATAAATGCTAATCATTTTGACCTCATTCATGTTCATACTCCAACAGTCGGTATCCTGACACGACTGGTTGCACGCAAAACGCGAAAACAAGGAACCATAGTGATGTACACTTGTCATGGTTTTCACTTTCACAGTGCTGCTCCTAAGAAATATTGGCTAATGTTCTACCCAATGGAGCGTATGATGTCACGTTTCTGTGACTATATTGTAACTATCAACAAAGAAGATTTCAAACGAGCAAAGACGTTCTATGCACCTAATGTATGTTACATTCCTGGTGTTGGTGTGAACATTAATCGCATTCGTGATTGTAAGATCGACAAGAAGGAATACAAGCGTAATATTGGTGTACCAGAAGATTGTATTCTTATACTTTCCATTGGTGAGATGATTGAGCGCAAGAATCATGAGGTCATCATTCGAGCACTTGCTAAGGTTGAGAACAAGAATGTCTATTATGCCATCTGTGGTAAAGGTCCTCTTCGTGAACATCTGGGGCAGTTAGCAAATGAGTTGGGTATTGGCGAGAGAGTGAGGTTCCTTGGGTTTCGTAAAGATATTCCAGAACTTTGTAATACAGCGGATATTAGTGCGTTTCCTTCGCGAATTGAAGGCCTTGGACTTGCTGGTATTGAAGCAATGGCGGCAGGGATACCTCTTATTTCGAGCAATGTACATGGCATTAAGGATTACGTGATTAATGGTAAGACTGGTTATGCTCTTGATCCGGAGGAGGTAGACGGATTTGCAAAGGCGATATCTGAGCTTGTTAATAATAGAAAATTACGTGAACGGATGGTAATGAATTGTTTGGATGCCGTCGCTCCATTTGAGATAGATAATGCTCTCCATGTAATGTGGGGAATTTATAATGAAATACTGAAAAAATGA
- a CDS encoding polysaccharide pyruvyl transferase family protein, translating to MKTATITFQNTNNFGAALQCFALQQSIKSLGAENEVLNYTSPYLNHPHKLSVLKEKGFVRYLLGVFYSLLRSPRNKKFREFRKNLRMSKPLHENSIKTIEKDYDLFITGSDQVWNGSLVGYDDSYFLGFVKDQNKKASYAASFGFLKIPENLEEKYKSLLAGYKYYNVRETSGVCIIKKLFDIDASLTVDPTLLLRRENWEKVMNLPSGKKLYILVYQISPSSKLIEVVKRLKAETGYEVIAVPFIMGGYFGYKSKFSIGPAEWLGLFYNASYVVTDSFHGTAFSMIFNKKVWCCVPKTESRITSFLDLLGLSNRVIYNDANVPEDLTAAISFDNVNTVLTQIRNKGIDTIRLMLDDRK from the coding sequence ATGAAAACTGCTACAATAACATTTCAGAATACTAATAATTTTGGTGCAGCTCTCCAGTGTTTTGCTTTGCAACAAAGTATTAAGTCACTGGGGGCAGAAAATGAAGTACTTAATTATACTAGTCCTTATCTTAATCACCCTCATAAATTATCTGTATTGAAGGAGAAAGGTTTTGTACGTTATCTCCTTGGCGTTTTTTATTCCTTATTGCGAAGCCCTCGTAATAAGAAATTTCGTGAGTTCAGAAAAAATCTCAGAATGTCAAAACCGCTTCATGAAAATTCTATAAAAACCATTGAGAAGGACTATGATTTGTTTATCACAGGTAGCGATCAAGTGTGGAATGGCAGTCTTGTAGGATATGACGATTCTTACTTCCTTGGTTTTGTCAAGGATCAGAATAAAAAGGCCAGTTATGCTGCCAGTTTCGGTTTTCTGAAGATCCCTGAGAACTTGGAAGAAAAATACAAGAGTTTGTTAGCAGGTTATAAGTATTATAATGTCAGAGAAACGTCGGGTGTCTGCATTATCAAGAAGCTTTTTGATATTGATGCTAGCCTGACTGTTGATCCTACTCTGTTGCTTAGAAGAGAAAACTGGGAGAAGGTGATGAACCTTCCATCCGGCAAGAAACTTTATATTCTGGTTTATCAAATCTCACCATCTTCAAAGCTGATAGAGGTGGTGAAAAGGCTGAAAGCGGAAACTGGTTACGAGGTGATAGCAGTGCCGTTCATCATGGGAGGATATTTCGGTTACAAAAGCAAATTTTCTATAGGACCTGCTGAATGGCTCGGCTTGTTTTATAATGCCAGTTATGTGGTGACCGACTCATTCCATGGTACCGCATTCTCTATGATTTTCAACAAGAAAGTGTGGTGTTGTGTTCCTAAGACAGAATCCCGTATCACGAGCTTCCTTGATTTGCTTGGTTTGAGTAATCGTGTAATTTACAATGATGCGAACGTGCCAGAAGATCTGACGGCGGCAATCTCGTTTGATAACGTGAATACTGTTCTGACACAGATACGAAACAAGGGGATAGACACAATTAGACTAATGCTGGATGACAGAAAATAG